The DNA window CCATCGACCTGCTGCAAATCTGGCTGCGCAGACCCGATGAATCAGTATCGGTTGGCTTCGCCGATACGACGTTCGACCTGTCGCAGAAGAACACGCTTCTCCCCTGCCTGCCGATGTCCGCCGACAGCCGCGCATTTATCGGCCGCTACGATGGCCGGGCGGAAGATACGCTCTCTGTTACACCGGAGCAGGGTGTGTTTGTGTTCGTCGTGCAGGGCGTCTTTGAGGTGCAAAACCGGCTACTCCACGAACGTGACGGCCTGTCGCTGTTGGCGATTCAGGGCAACACCGTCGAGTTCGAAGCCCTTTCCAACGATGCCATTTTGTTGCTGATTGTGATTTAAACACAGAGGCACAGAGTGGTAGCATAGAGAAAACAGAGATAGCTTACTTGTTCTCCGTTTCCTCCGTGGTTTTTACTCTGTGCCTCTGTGTTTAAATCACTACTTCGCCGTCCAGACGTTGTCGGCGGGGGTGGCGTCCATGAAGATGCCGCCGGTTAGTTTCACCGATTGCAGCTGTTTACTGATCGGCAGTTTCACCACCGCCTGTTTCTGGTTGGCCTGCCAGATCGCCGGGGTCTGGTGAACCGTTTCGGTGGTACCATCGGCGAAGGTCAGCACGACGTCGACCGGGGCCACGTAACCGCCAACGTTGTCGATGGTCAGGGTCGCTTGTTTCGCCGTCGTCGCGACGGGTTTCAGGGCGAAATCGATGTAGTTATTGGAGAAATACCAGTTGTTCCAGAACCAGTTGAGGTCGCGGCCGGAACCGGCGTTAAAGCTGAAAAACATATCCCAGGGCGTGGGGTGCTTGCCGTTCCAGCGATCCATAAACGTGTGTAGCCCCTTACGGAACAGGTCATCGCCGAGCATATCTTTCAGGGCCAGATAGCCCAGCGCGGCCTTGCCGTATTCGTTATTACCCATCGCAGCACCGCTCAGCACGTTGGTCGGGGTGATGATCGGCAAATCCTCTTCCGCCGACGGGTCGCGAATCCAGCCATTGACCCGGAAGCCCTGAAACAGTTGCACCGCCTTGTCTTTGCCTAAGTCTGCCTGCCCGATCAGGTGTTCGAGCGTCGTGGCCCAGCCTTCATCCATGAAGCCGTAGCGTGTTTCGTTGATGCCCATGTAAAACGGAAACCAGGTGTGGGCAATCTCATGCTCGGCCACAAAGCGCGAAAAATCCAGGTCCTTAGTCGTACCATCGTTGACCATCATCGGGTATTCCATATCGGCAAAGCCCTGCACGACGGTTGTCTTCGCATACGGGTACGGCACACCGGGCCAGTTGTTGGAAAACCAGTCGAGTGCGTGTTGCCCAAAGCCAACCATCTGGTGAAAATCAGCTGCGTTATCCAGAAAAGCCGCCTGCACACTAGCCCGCCGACCCGTCTTTTTGTCGACCACCACACTGCCCGCATCCCAGACGTAGTGGTTGCTGATCGCCAGCGCCATGTCGGGTACGTTCGTCGCCAGCCACCGCCAGGTATTCGTAGCCTGGTTCGCGGTGATGTTCCCCATTGTCAGGTCAGCCGCCGTCGCGACGTGTACCAGCGAATCGCTTTTCATCGACTGCGCCAGTCGTTGCGCGTAGGTCGGT is part of the Spirosoma rhododendri genome and encodes:
- a CDS encoding M1 family aminopeptidase — translated: MYDDYYGWDRMPFTDAQEFYSDFNDYDLTVSVPKNYIVWSTGDLRNANEVLQPTYAQRLAQSMKSDSLVHVATAADLTMGNITANQATNTWRWLATNVPDMALAISNHYVWDAGSVVVDKKTGRRASVQAAFLDNAADFHQMVGFGQHALDWFSNNWPGVPYPYAKTTVVQGFADMEYPMMVNDGTTKDLDFSRFVAEHEIAHTWFPFYMGINETRYGFMDEGWATTLEHLIGQADLGKDKAVQLFQGFRVNGWIRDPSAEEDLPIITPTNVLSGAAMGNNEYGKAALGYLALKDMLGDDLFRKGLHTFMDRWNGKHPTPWDMFFSFNAGSGRDLNWFWNNWYFSNNYIDFALKPVATTAKQATLTIDNVGGYVAPVDVVLTFADGTTETVHQTPAIWQANQKQAVVKLPISKQLQSVKLTGGIFMDATPADNVWTAK
- a CDS encoding pirin family protein, with protein sequence MDTTTQAQIYLADQRGHSQTPTLRSFHTFNFGSYQADSRAPFGALQLLNDDSLLAGATLSLTVEQPTDVLLLPINGGLEYRSDAGSGFLEPGQSGRLSLRPGMSYTVSNPYEVETIDLLQIWLRRPDESVSVGFADTTFDLSQKNTLLPCLPMSADSRAFIGRYDGRAEDTLSVTPEQGVFVFVVQGVFEVQNRLLHERDGLSLLAIQGNTVEFEALSNDAILLLIVI